A region of the Muricauda sp. MAR_2010_75 genome:
GATAAACAGGGCAGATACAAGCTTCGTCCCTATATGGAAAAAGCCACCTCAACCACAAACCCTTCAAATTTTGAAAAGGATTTCAAAAAGGTTGGGGAAAGGCTCAGTCTTTTGGAAATTGCCTTGAGCGGTCAAATCATAAAAATATTCCCCTTACTGAACGATGAGAACAACAAATGGGTGTCCGCTGTGGAATATAGGTCGGGACAATACCAGATTCAAGATTCATTATACTCCAATTTTGTACGCAATGCCATGCCTTATTATTTGGGGACTTTACAAAATTCAATAGCTACAGGAGATTATTCTCAACCCGATAAATTGTTGGAAGCATTCAAACAAAATCAGCTTAACCACGGTGCAGAGGTATTGCCTTCAGAAAAAAAGATAAAAACGGAGATTATCTACAACAAGCTGGATTTGTTCAACCGCTTGTATAAGTACTACGCCATGGTTGGGGTATTTCTCTTCATCGTGTTGATCATTCGAATATTTAAGGACCGGGAAATCCTAAAAGCCGGGGCCTATTTGCTCAAAGGAACCATAATCCTATTTTTTATCTGGCACACGGCAGGCTTGGTATTACGATGGTATATCTCTGGGCACGCTCCTTGGAGCGATGCTTATGAAAGTATCCTCTATGTTTCTTGGGCAACCATGGGTATCGGTCTGGCATTGGGAAGAAAGAGCGAATTGACCATTGCAGCCAGTGCGTTTGTCACCTCAATGCTGCTATGGATTGCCCACCAAAGTTGGGTGGACCCTGCCATTGCCAACTTGGTCCCCGTTTTGGATAGTTATTGGTTGATGATTCACGTGGCCGTTATTGTGGGTAGTTATGGTCCATTGACCGTAGGGATGATTCTTGGGGTAGTTTCCCTTTTACTTATGATTCTTACCACAGCGTCCAACAAACAACGAATGGACTTGGCGATTAAGGAATTAACAATTATCAACGAATTGGCACTTACCGCTGGTTTGGTGATGCTTACCATAGGCAACTTTTTGGGTGGCCAGTGGGCCAATGAAAGCTGGGGTCGATATTGGGGCTGGGACCCTAAAGAAACTTGGGCCCTGATTTCCATTATGGTCTACGCTTTTGTGTTGCACATGCGTTTGGTTCCCGGTCTACGGGGCAGATGGAGCTATAACTTTGCCAGTATTCTAGCCTTTGCCAGTATAATGATGACCTACTTTGGAGTGAATTTTTACCTAGTGGGACTGCACAGTTATGCCAGCGGAGACCAAGTTATAACCCCTAGTTTTATCTGGTATACCGTGCTTGGGGTCTTTATTCTGGGTGGAATTAGTCTGTGGCGATATAAAGTCCACTATGCCAAATAATTAATTTATTTGGTTTACACTTTAAAAAAAAGTTGCATATTTGCCTCATCATGAAGTTATAAGAATTATGTACGCAATAGATGTCACCATTGGCTTTACGCCAAAAAAGTAACCGAAACTCTTTTTCGGTCAGTTGACATTACCTCTTTTGTTTTACACATAATTCTATAAAATGACACACTCAAACAATACATTTTCATTCAAAAAACTGATCAATTATTTCTGGATAGCTGTATCCGGTAAGGAAACAGAATTCACCTCTGGAAGTATTCGCAAGGCCATCTTTATGCTTTCCATTCCCATGATTTTGGAAATGCTGATGGAATCTATTTTTGCCTTGGTGGATATCGCATACGTATCCAAAGTAAGCGTTAATGCGGTGGCTACAATTGGATTGACCGAATCCGTTATTACATTGATCTATGCCTTGGCCATTGGCTTGAGCATGGCAGCCACAGCCGTTGTGGCCCGAAGAATAGGGGCAAAAGATGTCCAAGGCGCTAGGGAAGCTGCGGTACAAGCTATAGGTTTAGGTGTAGTAGTCTCCATTGTGTTGGGCATTGTGGGTATCATTTTCGCGAAAGAAATTTTAGCTCTCATGGGTGGTGAGCCTAATTTAATTGCGGAAGGTTACGGCTATACCCAATTCTTGATAGGAGGGAACATTACCATTATGCTTTTGTTCCTTATTAATGCCATTTTTAGGGGAGCCGGAAATGCTTCCATTGCCATGTGGACGTTGGTATTGTCCAACGGACTCAATATTATTTTAGACCCCATTTTCATTTTTGGATTGGGTCCCATTCCCGAGTATGGCGTAACGGGTGCCGCCATTGCCACCAATATTGGTAGGGGTACTGCGGTGTTGTTCCAATTGGGGATACTGTTCTTCGGATGGGGAAAAATCAAATTGATGTGGAAGGATTTGGTCCTAAATCTCAAGGTGATGCACAATCTCATTCGGGTTTCATTGGGTGGAATTGCCCAGTTTTTAATTGGAACTTCCAGTTGGGTGTTCCTTATGCGTATCATGTCTGAATTTGGTAGCGAAGTACT
Encoded here:
- a CDS encoding MATE family efflux transporter, with product MTHSNNTFSFKKLINYFWIAVSGKETEFTSGSIRKAIFMLSIPMILEMLMESIFALVDIAYVSKVSVNAVATIGLTESVITLIYALAIGLSMAATAVVARRIGAKDVQGAREAAVQAIGLGVVVSIVLGIVGIIFAKEILALMGGEPNLIAEGYGYTQFLIGGNITIMLLFLINAIFRGAGNASIAMWTLVLSNGLNIILDPIFIFGLGPIPEYGVTGAAIATNIGRGTAVLFQLGILFFGWGKIKLMWKDLVLNLKVMHNLIRVSLGGIAQFLIGTSSWVFLMRIMSEFGSEVLAGYTIAIRVMMFTLMPSWGMSNAAATLVGQNLGAKQPDRAEISVWKTGKYNAIFMGTVSLVYLIFAKSIISWFNATPSVVENGALCLQVIAAGYIFYAYGMVVSQAFNGAGDTKTPTKINLISFWLFQLPLAYVAAMVLGWGAKGVFMAITLAEVLLAIIAMVWFKKGKWKQVQV